In Saccharomonospora marina XMU15, one genomic interval encodes:
- the bldD gene encoding transcriptional regulator BldD: MGDYAKALGAKLRGIRQQQGLSLHGVEQKSGGRWKAVVVGSYERGDRAVTVQKLAELADFYGVPVVELLPEGRVPSGAEPATKIVINLERLQQLPAEKVGPLARYAATIQSQRGDYNGKVLSIRTEDLRSLAIIYDMTPGELTEQLIEWGVLPPEARPSKED, from the coding sequence ATGGGCGATTACGCCAAGGCGCTCGGGGCCAAGCTCCGCGGAATCCGCCAGCAACAGGGTCTGTCCCTGCACGGAGTCGAGCAGAAATCCGGCGGTCGATGGAAGGCCGTCGTCGTGGGCTCGTACGAGCGGGGTGACCGCGCGGTGACCGTACAGAAACTTGCCGAGCTCGCCGACTTCTACGGTGTCCCGGTGGTCGAGCTGCTACCGGAAGGCCGAGTGCCCTCCGGTGCCGAGCCCGCGACCAAGATTGTGATCAATCTCGAGCGGCTGCAGCAACTACCCGCGGAGAAGGTGGGCCCGCTCGCCCGCTACGCGGCGACCATCCAGAGTCAGCGCGGTGACTACAACGGCAAGGTGCTCTCGATCCGCACCGAGGACCTGCGCTCACTCGCGATCATCTACGACATGACCCCCGGCGAGCTGACCGAACAGCTCATCGAGTGGGGGGTGCTTCCGCCGGAGGCCCGCCCTTCGAAGGAGGACTGA
- the nusB gene encoding transcription antitermination factor NusB — MSGTGAVSTPGSSRRGAPTGRRAARRRAVELLYEGALRSVDPVTLLGDRMGAKDVDPIPDYTISLVEGVTANLERIDELLAEHAQGWSLSRMPVVDLAVLRIGLYELLWAADVPDPVAIDEAVGLAKELSTEDSPRFVNGVLGRIGTIADRLRAVL, encoded by the coding sequence GTGAGCGGCACCGGCGCGGTGAGCACTCCAGGCTCGTCCCGGCGCGGCGCGCCCACCGGCCGTCGCGCCGCTCGCAGGCGTGCCGTCGAACTGCTCTACGAGGGGGCGCTGCGGTCGGTCGACCCGGTGACGCTGCTGGGCGACCGGATGGGCGCCAAGGATGTGGACCCGATCCCGGACTACACGATCTCGCTGGTCGAGGGTGTGACGGCCAACCTGGAGCGCATCGACGAGTTGCTCGCCGAGCACGCGCAGGGCTGGTCGCTGAGCCGCATGCCGGTGGTCGACCTCGCGGTGCTGCGCATCGGGCTCTACGAGCTGCTGTGGGCGGCCGATGTGCCCGATCCCGTCGCCATCGACGAAGCGGTGGGCCTGGCCAAGGAACTCTCGACCGAGGACTCGCCCCGGTTCGTCAACGGCGTACTCGGCAGGATAGGCACCATCGCGGACCGCCTGCGCGCGGTCCTCTGA
- the efp gene encoding elongation factor P has translation MATTNDLKNGMVLNLDGQLWSVVNFQHVKPGKGGAFVRTTLKHVLSGKVVDKTFNAGTKVDTATVDRRQMTYLYNDGTDYVFMDGETYDQINLPAETVGDGANYLLENTEVQVAMHEGTPLYVELPTTVELVIEHTDPGLQGDRSTGGTKPARLETGAEIQVPLFVSSGEKVKVDTRDGRYLGRA, from the coding sequence GTGGCCACCACCAACGACCTGAAGAACGGCATGGTCCTGAACCTGGACGGCCAGCTGTGGTCCGTCGTGAACTTCCAGCACGTCAAGCCGGGCAAGGGGGGAGCGTTCGTGCGCACCACCCTCAAGCACGTGCTGTCCGGCAAGGTGGTGGACAAGACGTTCAACGCGGGCACGAAGGTCGACACGGCCACCGTGGACCGGCGTCAGATGACGTACCTGTACAACGACGGCACCGACTACGTGTTCATGGACGGCGAGACCTACGACCAGATCAACCTGCCCGCCGAGACCGTCGGCGACGGTGCCAACTACCTGCTGGAGAACACCGAGGTGCAGGTGGCGATGCACGAGGGCACGCCGCTGTACGTGGAGCTGCCGACAACGGTGGAACTCGTGATCGAACACACCGACCCCGGGCTGCAGGGCGACCGCTCCACCGGCGGCACCAAGCCCGCGCGGCTGGAGACCGGTGCCGAGATCCAGGTTCCGCTGTTCGTCAGCAGCGGTGAGAAGGTCAAGGTCGACACCCGCGACGGCCGCTACCTCGGCCGAGCGTGA
- a CDS encoding M24 family metallopeptidase: protein MPDLHATRRAALRDLLREADLDALLVTDVVNVRYLSGFTGSNAALLVPSSGEDGTVLCTDGRYTTQAAAEVADLERVIDRPCAQALLRRAAAAGHRRTGFESHHVTVDEHADLVALTDEVCLLRAPGLVERLRAVKDATEIVAIRSACAAADGALAELLRSDAVRPGRTEREVAADLEAGMVRQGAEGPAFASIVAAGANSAVPHHRPTDAVLTRGDLVKLDFGAVVGGYRCDMTRTVVLGEPAGWQRDLHDLVGEAQRRAIAAALPGADVAAVDAVARDHIRDAGHGAEFPHGLGHGVGLRIHEAPSLAATGEGTLAAGMTVTVEPGVYLAGRGGVRIEDTLVVREATPEILTLSTKELVAV from the coding sequence GTGCCCGACCTCCACGCGACTCGGCGAGCGGCGCTGCGTGACCTGTTGCGCGAAGCCGATCTCGACGCACTGCTCGTCACCGACGTCGTCAACGTGCGCTACCTCAGCGGGTTCACCGGTTCCAACGCGGCCTTGCTCGTACCGTCGTCGGGCGAGGACGGCACGGTGTTGTGCACCGACGGCCGCTACACCACGCAGGCCGCGGCCGAGGTGGCCGATCTGGAACGTGTCATCGACAGGCCGTGCGCGCAGGCGCTGCTGCGCCGTGCCGCCGCTGCCGGGCACCGCCGAACCGGGTTCGAAAGCCACCACGTGACGGTGGATGAACACGCCGACCTGGTGGCGCTGACCGACGAGGTATGCCTGCTGCGCGCGCCGGGTCTGGTGGAGCGGCTGCGCGCCGTCAAGGACGCCACCGAGATCGTGGCCATCCGTTCCGCGTGCGCCGCCGCCGACGGCGCGCTGGCCGAACTGCTGCGGAGCGATGCGGTGCGGCCGGGTCGTACCGAGCGCGAGGTGGCCGCCGACCTGGAGGCGGGGATGGTGCGGCAGGGCGCCGAGGGGCCCGCGTTCGCATCCATCGTCGCGGCGGGCGCCAACTCGGCGGTCCCGCACCACCGCCCCACCGATGCCGTGCTGACCCGTGGCGACCTCGTCAAGCTGGATTTCGGTGCGGTGGTGGGTGGATACCGCTGCGACATGACCCGCACTGTCGTGCTCGGCGAGCCAGCCGGTTGGCAGCGTGACCTGCACGACCTGGTCGGTGAGGCGCAGCGCAGGGCCATCGCCGCCGCGTTGCCGGGCGCGGACGTGGCCGCGGTGGACGCCGTTGCGCGCGACCACATCCGCGACGCCGGGCACGGCGCCGAGTTCCCGCACGGCCTCGGGCACGGGGTGGGCCTGCGCATCCACGAGGCACCGAGTCTCGCCGCGACCGGCGAAGGTACACTGGCCGCCGGTATGACGGTCACCGTCGAGCCCGGCGTCTACCTGGCGGGGCGCGGTGGCGTGCGCATCGAGGACACGCTCGTCGTGCGGGAGGCGACTCCCGAGATCCTCACCCTGAGCACCAAGGAACTCGTGGCCGTCTAG
- a CDS encoding glycoside hydrolase family protein, with the protein MRTRRGRGPLTATALAMAATVVLGACTATSARPQAEGSEPAIGGGRERTSSTVEQRTLLSGSERASKGVVARGGADSVYNYGPTVMVDGERTRMWWCSQYGSAKPAGDDILYAEATSPDGPFAGPGGAQPPAVLSGSRGRFDGVHTCDPSVLRVDGTYYMYYTGAAGDHALGNAIGLAISSDGLHWTRPTGEPIVRPAGDTRRDNTYGAGQPAAVYLDGWFYLMFTDTTARAAGWNGAGQFLLRAKDPTFAAGVQALGPDGFHPVADTSAPRTNSLVDAFSADLMWVDALDAFAIAHQTDRGTTITFWDRRFSVSPYRPVLIPSEWEEGPGLVRQGDGHAPVATTDPCGRVPIDVLHATVIGKAGAPTGLRHFGLDLRDVDGCAGAQRTLAVLDGLAMPSPLRTMDLVIGGEVLRVDRRSVATGLAREVLDERVPALDQAGDAVRLAAGARAVRAPGMGTGFLLDGRLWPLATPEAEEILARNGSTAEPISRQEWQAYPAGPTLGS; encoded by the coding sequence ATGCGCACTCGCCGCGGTCGGGGGCCGCTCACGGCCACGGCGCTCGCCATGGCCGCCACCGTGGTACTCGGCGCCTGCACGGCCACCAGCGCGCGCCCGCAGGCGGAGGGCAGTGAGCCCGCGATCGGCGGTGGCCGGGAACGGACCTCCTCCACTGTGGAGCAGCGCACCCTGCTGTCCGGCTCCGAGCGGGCCAGCAAGGGGGTGGTTGCCCGCGGCGGTGCCGACTCGGTCTACAACTACGGCCCCACGGTGATGGTGGACGGTGAACGCACCCGGATGTGGTGGTGCAGCCAGTACGGTAGCGCCAAGCCCGCGGGCGACGACATCCTGTACGCCGAGGCAACCTCACCGGACGGACCGTTCGCCGGGCCCGGCGGCGCGCAGCCGCCCGCGGTGCTGTCGGGCTCCCGTGGCCGGTTCGACGGTGTGCACACCTGCGACCCCTCCGTGCTGCGGGTCGACGGCACCTACTACATGTATTACACCGGTGCGGCGGGCGACCACGCGCTCGGCAACGCGATCGGGCTGGCGATTAGCAGCGACGGGCTGCATTGGACCCGGCCGACCGGTGAACCGATCGTGCGTCCCGCGGGCGACACCCGCCGCGACAACACCTACGGGGCGGGGCAGCCCGCCGCCGTATACCTGGACGGCTGGTTCTACCTGATGTTCACCGACACCACGGCGCGCGCCGCGGGCTGGAACGGTGCCGGTCAGTTCCTGTTGCGGGCCAAGGACCCCACGTTCGCCGCCGGGGTGCAGGCGCTGGGCCCCGACGGGTTCCACCCGGTGGCAGACACCTCGGCGCCGAGGACGAACTCGCTCGTCGACGCGTTCAGCGCGGATCTGATGTGGGTGGACGCGCTGGACGCGTTCGCCATCGCCCACCAGACCGACCGGGGCACCACGATCACCTTCTGGGACCGCCGGTTCTCGGTCAGCCCGTACCGCCCGGTGCTGATACCCAGCGAGTGGGAGGAAGGACCGGGGTTGGTGCGGCAAGGCGACGGGCACGCTCCCGTCGCCACGACCGACCCGTGCGGCAGGGTTCCGATCGACGTGCTGCATGCCACCGTCATCGGCAAGGCGGGGGCGCCGACCGGCCTGCGGCACTTCGGGCTCGACCTGCGCGACGTCGACGGCTGCGCCGGGGCGCAGCGCACACTTGCCGTGCTCGACGGGCTGGCGATGCCTTCACCGCTGCGCACCATGGACCTGGTGATCGGGGGTGAGGTACTGCGGGTGGACCGCCGCTCGGTGGCGACCGGGCTGGCCAGGGAAGTGCTCGACGAACGCGTTCCCGCGCTCGATCAGGCCGGCGACGCGGTGCGACTGGCGGCGGGGGCCCGCGCGGTGCGCGCGCCGGGCATGGGCACGGGCTTCCTGCTCGACGGCAGGCTGTGGCCGCTGGCCACACCCGAGGCCGAGGAGATCCTCGCGCGCAACGGCTCCACCGCCGAACCGATCAGCCGGCAGGAATGGCAGGCCTACCCGGCAGGGCCGACCCTGGGTTCCTGA